A single genomic interval of Candidatus Alcyoniella australis harbors:
- a CDS encoding response regulator, whose product MARVLVVDDEQNIRMAFSELLRRDGHEVYDAGDVKGAFALLNQYKFDVALLDIHIDERQSGLDLLAAIKDNHSDVEVIMVTGKPMASNVYQALCEGIFVFLVKPVMANELREVVRSAANPKAIKTSEKTPSEI is encoded by the coding sequence ATGGCACGCGTACTTGTTGTAGACGACGAGCAAAACATCCGAATGGCGTTCAGCGAACTGCTGAGGCGCGATGGCCACGAGGTCTACGACGCTGGGGATGTCAAGGGGGCGTTTGCCCTGCTCAACCAGTACAAGTTCGACGTGGCCTTGCTCGACATCCACATCGACGAACGCCAGAGCGGGCTGGATCTGCTGGCCGCGATTAAGGACAACCACAGCGACGTCGAAGTGATCATGGTCACGGGCAAGCCGATGGCGAGCAACGTTTACCAGGCGCTGTGCGAGGGAATCTTCGTCTTCCTCGTCAAGCCGGTGATGGCCAACGAGCTGCGCGAGGTCGTGCGCAGCGCGGCCAACCCAAAGGCGATCAAGACCTCCGAGAAAACGCCCTCTGAAATTTAG
- a CDS encoding DUF1566 domain-containing protein: MRNSLTKAIFALALVLGLIFFIGAACPTGVEEDEDEDDQEPVERGPRLIDNSDGTVSDLDQGLMWQTSGSSEQQAWWVANEYCGTLNSVGYAGYSDWRLPDITQLRTLVDGCETTGESGTCGVDADCLDRDACFNADCYGCRQYEGPSGCYWNELFVGQDCGMYWSSSIEQGSERAWGLDFSNASLVDEQGTLPANTRCVRPQYAPLIDNGDGTASDPVSKLTWQNTPSKFAWDYDDALIYCQELTLAEHKDWRLPQIDELRSLVRGCPQTERGGRCDVTPECLLNACYDDNCKGCTDDEGPRYDALLTNREYAPNHNYISATFHPSEGRADDQCAWYVDFNYGRVACLYNNAQAEVRCVRDR; this comes from the coding sequence ATGCGTAACAGCTTAACCAAGGCGATTTTCGCACTGGCCCTGGTGCTTGGCCTGATCTTTTTCATCGGCGCCGCCTGCCCCACGGGCGTTGAAGAGGATGAGGACGAAGACGATCAGGAGCCGGTCGAGCGCGGACCGAGGCTGATCGACAACAGCGACGGCACGGTCTCGGACCTGGATCAAGGCTTGATGTGGCAGACCTCCGGCTCCAGCGAACAGCAGGCATGGTGGGTGGCCAACGAATATTGCGGCACGCTCAACAGTGTGGGGTACGCCGGATACAGCGACTGGCGTCTGCCGGACATCACCCAGCTGCGCACGCTGGTCGACGGCTGCGAGACCACCGGCGAGAGCGGAACCTGCGGTGTGGACGCGGACTGCCTGGATCGCGATGCGTGCTTTAACGCCGATTGCTACGGCTGCCGCCAATACGAGGGCCCCTCGGGCTGTTACTGGAACGAGCTGTTTGTGGGCCAGGACTGCGGGATGTATTGGTCGTCCTCCATCGAGCAGGGGAGCGAGCGCGCCTGGGGGCTGGACTTCTCCAACGCCTCGCTGGTCGACGAGCAGGGGACGCTGCCGGCCAACACGCGTTGCGTGCGGCCGCAGTACGCGCCGCTGATCGACAACGGCGATGGCACGGCCAGCGATCCGGTGAGCAAACTGACTTGGCAGAACACGCCCTCCAAGTTCGCCTGGGACTACGACGACGCGTTGATCTACTGCCAGGAGCTGACCCTGGCAGAGCACAAAGATTGGCGACTGCCCCAAATCGACGAGCTGCGTTCGCTGGTGCGCGGCTGCCCGCAGACCGAGCGCGGCGGACGTTGCGACGTTACTCCCGAGTGCCTGCTCAACGCCTGCTACGATGATAATTGCAAGGGCTGCACCGACGATGAGGGCCCGCGCTACGACGCGCTGTTGACCAACCGCGAGTACGCGCCGAACCATAACTACATCTCGGCCACGTTCCACCCCTCCGAGGGCCGCGCCGACGACCAGTGCGCTTGGTACGTTGATTTCAATTACGGCCGCGTGGCCTGCCTGTATAACAACGCCCAGGCCGAGGTGCGCTGCGTGCGCGACCGCTGA
- the rodA gene encoding rod shape-determining protein RodA, with protein sequence MSRRRFSHADSRFTGRIDRRMLINFDWPMMIMVSLLLVAGIFNLMSVDESDGDLLVERQLMALAIGGILLVVAFSLNYRYFEVATPGIYVGMIGLLILVLAFGETRKGATRWIGYGSMTLQPSELMKIAVPLMLARWFTQNKRYRPYTFKELLAPMAIIALPMLLIMAQPDLGTAIIIGLVGTTVLLYARVHWKTLLGLGISALLVLPAIWLWVLKDYQKLRITTLINPQSDPQGAGYHIQQSLIAIGSGRWLGKGYMHGTQSRLRFLPEHHTDFVFSVIAEEWGFAGSIFVLLLFFLLIAWGLVVVWRSKDSYGRILAVGLTAGLFWHVFINIGMTLGVLPVVGVTLPFFSFGRTNLIVMMIAVGLLMNISTRRYIF encoded by the coding sequence ATGAGCCGTAGGCGCTTCAGCCACGCGGACAGCCGCTTCACCGGCCGCATCGACCGGCGGATGCTGATTAACTTCGATTGGCCGATGATGATCATGGTCTCGCTGCTGTTGGTTGCCGGGATTTTCAACCTGATGTCCGTGGACGAGAGCGATGGCGACCTGCTGGTCGAACGCCAACTGATGGCGCTGGCCATCGGCGGAATCCTGCTGGTCGTGGCCTTCTCGCTGAACTATCGCTACTTCGAGGTCGCCACGCCGGGAATCTACGTGGGGATGATCGGGCTGCTGATCCTGGTGTTGGCTTTCGGCGAGACGCGCAAGGGAGCCACGCGCTGGATCGGCTACGGCTCGATGACGTTGCAGCCCTCGGAGCTGATGAAGATCGCCGTGCCCTTGATGCTCGCGCGGTGGTTTACCCAAAATAAAAGATACCGGCCCTACACCTTCAAGGAGCTGTTGGCGCCGATGGCGATCATCGCCTTGCCGATGCTGTTGATCATGGCCCAGCCCGACTTGGGCACGGCGATCATCATCGGACTGGTGGGCACGACCGTGCTGCTTTACGCGCGGGTGCACTGGAAGACGCTGCTCGGCCTGGGGATCTCGGCCCTGCTGGTGCTGCCCGCGATCTGGTTGTGGGTGCTCAAGGACTACCAAAAATTGCGAATCACCACCCTGATCAACCCGCAGTCCGATCCCCAGGGCGCGGGGTACCATATCCAGCAGTCGCTGATCGCTATCGGCTCCGGACGCTGGCTGGGCAAGGGCTATATGCACGGCACGCAGAGCAGGCTGCGCTTCCTGCCCGAGCACCATACCGACTTTGTGTTCTCGGTGATCGCCGAGGAATGGGGATTCGCCGGCAGCATTTTCGTGCTGCTGCTGTTCTTCCTGCTGATCGCCTGGGGTCTGGTCGTGGTCTGGCGCAGCAAGGACAGCTACGGCCGAATCCTGGCCGTGGGGCTGACCGCGGGGCTGTTCTGGCACGTGTTCATCAACATCGGCATGACCCTGGGCGTGCTGCCGGTGGTCGGCGTGACCCTGCCGTTTTTCAGCTTCGGCCGCACCAACCTGATCGTGATGATGATCGCCGTGGGGCTGCTGATGAACATCTCCACCCGGCGCTACATCTTTTAA